DNA sequence from the Acidobacteriota bacterium genome:
AAAAGTAAGCAGTGATCAGTAAGCGGTTGGCAGTGGGCTTCGTCGTTCACTGCCACCGCTTTTCTATGTTGCGATCGTTGATTGAAGATGCCAGGGTCTTGAGCTAAACTGCTCAGGGCCCGACGTTTACGGCTTACCAGCAAATGGCTAAAAAAGACTATTACCAGATCCTCGGCGTAAAAAAAGACGCCAAAGCGGACGAAATCAAAAAGTCGTACCGTCGTCTCGCACGTAAGCATCATCCGGATGTAAATCCCGGTGACAAGGCTTCCGAGGATAAATTTAAAGAGGTTCAAGAAGCGTACGACGTCCTCTCGGACGACAAAAAGCGTAAGGTTTTTGACCGGTTTGGTTACTACGCGGACAATCTCGATCCGGACGCCTCGCCGTTCAGTTCCGGGGCCGCGGGTGGATCTGGGCCGGCGGGTGGATTTGACTTCTCGGGATTCGATTTTTCTAGCGGCGGACAGACGGGCGGAAGTGGGTCGAGTTTTAGAGACATTTTCTCTGACCTTTTTGGGGGTGGCGGTGCAGGTTCCGGCAGGGCTGCTCAGCCAGAACCGCCTCGGGCGATGCCAAAGCGTGGACGTGACATTGAGATCCCGCTGGCATTGAGTTTTGAGGAGTCGTTTACCGGCCTTACGACTAACATTACAGTCAATCGAAGCGAGCAGTGTTCACGTTGCCAGGGTGCGGGCGACACCGGAGGGCCTGTCGTTACTTGTCCAACCTGTAAAGGCAGCGGCCAGGTAATGAAGACCGGGGGACGGCTGCAATTTTCGCAAAGCTGTTCAGATTGTGAAGGCACGGGCCGTCGTCGCCAGCCGTGTTCAGTTTGTCAAGGCAAAGGCGTCACTCCGAAGGCCGAGCAGGTGAAGATCAAAATTCCCGCCGGTGTTGATACTGGTTCTCGCGTACGAGTACCTAAGAAAGGCCATGGCGGGCGGCTGGGAGCCGAGCCCGGCGATCTGTTTATTTTGACAAATGTTGGTAAGCATCCCTTTCTGACCAGAAAAGGCGATAACGTCTATATCACGGTACCGATCACGGTTTCCGAGGCGGCTCTTGGTACGAAGATCGAGGTGCCGACCGTCGAGGGGAAGGCGCAGTTGAAGATACCGTCGGGAACCGAATCGGGGCAGAAATTCAGGCTTCGCGAGCGTGGATTCCCGAGTTTGCGAAACCCGAGTTTGCGAGGAGATCAGTTCGTAGAAGTGAAGATCACTTTGCCGCGTGTTATCTCGGAGGAAACTAAGGAAGTTTTGCGGCAGTTTGAAAAGCTGAATCCGGAGAATCCGAGAAAGGTGATGGGATTGGAATAAGCTTTTGACTTTTGGTTTTTGGCCTTTGAAAACCAAGGACCAAATGCCGAATACCAATTTGCTATGAAGAAGCGAATCAAAACCTATACGATCAGTGCGGTGGCGGAGTTGTATGATATCCACCCGCAAACTTTGCGCCTTTATGAGCGCGAGGGTTTGCTGCTGCCTTCTCGATCAATTGGGAACACTCGGCTTTACGAGGATTCGGATCTTGAACGGCTCGAGATAATTCTCTCGCTCACACGTGAACTTGGGGTCAATCTTGCCGGTGTCGAGATCATCCTGAACATGCGTGCCAAGATGGATCAGATGCAGCGTGAATTCGAACAGTTTTTTGAATATCTCAAGACCCATGCGAGTGAATTCTCACGTAATAGCGAGGCGTTTTCGTCGAGTGAGGCCCTCATTCCAGTGTCGCGTTTTCGCGTTTCGCGAGTCCGGCAAGATGCTTCGCTCGATGACTAACACACCCAAACCTCCTGTTTCCCAACTTAAAAGGTCTTACCATTTGCTTAATATCCCTCCGTAATGTGATTGCTTTACCAGCGAATTTGGGATACGATTTCGGTTAATCAAAATACGGATATTCGTTAGGAGCAATAGATGTTTGGAAGAATTTTTACCCGCAGTTTAGCGCTTACCCTGGTGCTTTTGGCCACGGCCATTCTTAACTTTGGACAAGACCTCGATGATATAACGATCACTGGCAAAGTGCTTGACGCTAATGGCCTTGCTATCGTTGGTGCCACCGTCACGGCGACGATGACGGAGACCAAAGAGTCTCGCAATGTAGTCACGGACGGCGAAGGGCGTTATCTGCTTGTCAAGTTGAAGCCGGGAACCTACAAGATAAAGGTCGCAGCCAGTGGATTTGGAACCCAGGAAACGCCTGAGATCGCAACGGTACTAATCCATCATCTGCCCCACTCGAGCAGGGTAATTTCTCCATCTCTGGTGGTACAGCATATTCGAACAACATTACGATCGACGGTCTCGACAACAATGACGACCGTTCCTCACGTGACCGCTTTCAGCCGTCGCTCGAGGCGATCGCCGAGGTTCAGGTCATTGCTAATCAGTTTTCGGCTGAATACGGCAGGGCATCTGGTGGCCGTATCAACATACGAACACGTTCCGGTGGAAACCAGCTTCGCGGACGAGCCTTCATGTTCTTTCGAGACGAAAGCCTGAATGCCAATTCGTGGTACAACAACAGCCGCGGTATCAGCCGCGTTCCGCTTCAGGAATTGAACCCGGGATTCACCCTTAGCGGGCCGATCATCAAGCAGAAGACCTTTTTTGCCGTTGCTTACGAATTCAATAAGCTCGCGGATACGACTCTGATCGACGCATATCTGCCGGTCGGTACCAATTCAAGATACACCTTGCCGTCCCCAACGGGCAGCGGTCAGTTTTGTGATAATGCGAGCCCGGCCGCCTGCACCGCGGTCCCGCCCACCGCCGGATTGATCTCGCCATACAACAAGCTTTACGACACCCCGAATAAGAGCAACGTTTTGACTGCCAGGATCGACCATAAACTGTTCGAGAACAACGATCTGACGGTCGGCTTCCAGTTTGGCCGCAAGAATAACAGGCGGACGAACGGCACGGCGACCTCGCGACTCGAAAATGCCTTTCAGGCGAAAAACATTAATACCGATGCCGTGAACTTTACGGATAATCATGTTTTCGGCGCGAGCACTGTCAACCAATTTCGCATGCAGTGGTCGCGGTACCAGCCCAGTTTTCAGGCTCCGGACCCGCTCGATCCCGTCGTGCTGGTCAGCTATCGTGATCCCGTCGTAAATACCGTGAGGACACTCATCATGGGGAACTCGACCACCAGTACGTCGTCCAACTTCGCTGATACTCGCAACGAAACCCGCTGGCAGTTTCAGGACTCTGTAACGCATGTAGTTGGCGATCATTCCCTCAAGTTCGGCTTCGATATCCAGAACGTCGTCTCCAAGGTCACCGGACTGGGCGATGCGACAGGCACATTTAATTTCGGCAGCGTACTTTCCTACACGCAGAATGTGATCAACCGTTACCGTCAGAATTTCGGTACGAGCCAGGATGTTCGCAACCGCTATTATGGGGCTTTTTTCAACGATCAACTTCAGGTAAAGCCGAATGTCACACTGAGCTACGGTGTCAGGTACGAGAAGGAAACTGCGGTCGACGATTCGAATAACATCGGCCCAAGATTTGGGGTTTCATGGGATCCTTTCAAATCGGGCCGCGGCGTTATCCGCTTCGGAACCGGTATTTTCTACAATCGCGTTCTCCTTCGGACCGTTGGTGATTCGATCCAGAACAGCGGCGGCACACTTGTTTCCTTCGATTCGACAACCATCGGAACGGGGGCGACCGATCCGCGTCGCGTCGCTATTCTCGCGGCGATCGCGAATAATTTCCCTAACAGCTACCC
Encoded proteins:
- a CDS encoding helix-turn-helix transcriptional regulator produces the protein MKKRIKTYTISAVAELYDIHPQTLRLYEREGLLLPSRSIGNTRLYEDSDLERLEIILSLTRELGVNLAGVEIILNMRAKMDQMQREFEQFFEYLKTHASEFSRNSEAFSSSEALIPVSRFRVSRVRQDASLDD
- a CDS encoding carboxypeptidase regulatory-like domain-containing protein, with the protein product MFGRIFTRSLALTLVLLATAILNFGQDLDDITITGKVLDANGLAIVGATVTATMTETKESRNVVTDGEGRYLLVKLKPGTYKIKVAASGFGTQETPEIATVLIHHLPHSSRVISPSLVVQHIRTTLRSTVSTTMTTVPHVTAFSRRSRRSPRFRSLLISFRLNTAGHLVAVSTYEHVPVETSFADEPSCSFETKA
- the dnaJ gene encoding molecular chaperone DnaJ, whose translation is MAKKDYYQILGVKKDAKADEIKKSYRRLARKHHPDVNPGDKASEDKFKEVQEAYDVLSDDKKRKVFDRFGYYADNLDPDASPFSSGAAGGSGPAGGFDFSGFDFSSGGQTGGSGSSFRDIFSDLFGGGGAGSGRAAQPEPPRAMPKRGRDIEIPLALSFEESFTGLTTNITVNRSEQCSRCQGAGDTGGPVVTCPTCKGSGQVMKTGGRLQFSQSCSDCEGTGRRRQPCSVCQGKGVTPKAEQVKIKIPAGVDTGSRVRVPKKGHGGRLGAEPGDLFILTNVGKHPFLTRKGDNVYITVPITVSEAALGTKIEVPTVEGKAQLKIPSGTESGQKFRLRERGFPSLRNPSLRGDQFVEVKITLPRVISEETKEVLRQFEKLNPENPRKVMGLE